A genome region from Maridesulfovibrio salexigens DSM 2638 includes the following:
- a CDS encoding transporter substrate-binding domain-containing protein: MKRFMTLALAAALVMAFAATAFAGATYDRIMKDKVIRVGIMTDSIPGAFYNAKKEWVGFDVDIANEIAKRLGVKIDQVPVNNKTRIGFLQQGRIDASVSNMTHKRSRDKSIDFSITYFFDGQKMLAPKGKFSTLKDFVGKKVAVMQGTTSELNVKNLLKSLGDAAPKVISYQKESECFQALQMGRVDAWSTDSTILLGYAAQVPGKYELVGDFFSNEPYGIGLVEDDSKLRDAVNFALQDMWKDGTYEKIYNKWYGPDTKYYFPLTEKIEMWP; encoded by the coding sequence ATGAAAAGGTTTATGACTCTGGCTCTCGCAGCCGCTCTGGTTATGGCTTTTGCTGCAACTGCATTTGCAGGTGCCACCTATGACAGAATCATGAAAGACAAGGTTATCCGTGTCGGTATCATGACTGACTCCATTCCCGGCGCTTTCTACAACGCCAAGAAAGAATGGGTTGGATTTGATGTTGATATTGCTAACGAAATAGCAAAACGCTTGGGCGTTAAAATCGATCAGGTTCCCGTTAACAACAAAACCCGTATCGGTTTCCTCCAGCAGGGCCGCATTGACGCTTCCGTTTCCAACATGACTCACAAGCGTTCCCGTGACAAATCCATCGATTTTTCCATCACTTACTTCTTTGACGGTCAGAAGATGCTTGCTCCCAAAGGCAAGTTCTCCACTCTCAAGGACTTCGTAGGTAAAAAAGTTGCTGTTATGCAGGGTACCACCTCTGAGCTGAACGTTAAGAACCTGCTCAAGAGCCTCGGCGATGCTGCTCCCAAAGTTATCTCTTACCAGAAAGAATCTGAGTGCTTTCAGGCACTGCAGATGGGCCGCGTAGATGCATGGTCTACCGACTCCACCATCCTGCTCGGCTACGCTGCACAGGTTCCCGGTAAATACGAACTGGTTGGCGACTTCTTCTCCAACGAGCCTTACGGCATCGGTCTGGTTGAAGATGATTCCAAGCTTCGTGACGCCGTTAACTTTGCACTGCAGGATATGTGGAAAGACGGTACCTACGAAAAGATCTACAACAAGTGGTACGGTCCTGACACCAAATACTACTTCCCCCTTACTGAAAAAATTGAAATGTGGCCCTAG
- a CDS encoding amino acid ABC transporter ATP-binding protein: MIKFNNVNKYYGDYHALRDLNLHIKKGEVVVVCGPSGSGKSTMIRCINRLEPIQEGEIIVEDMDVNGPRVNLPLLRAEIGFVFQSFNLYPHMTVLENIILAPTMVRNMKRKDAEDLAMELLSKVNIPDKAGDYPSQLSGGQQQRVAIARGLAMRPNIMLFDEPTSALDPEMINEVLDVMKALAREGMTMVCVTHEMGFAREVADRVIFMDEGTLIEENTPDEFFHNPQHERSKLFLSKILSH, from the coding sequence GTGATAAAATTTAACAATGTCAATAAATACTACGGTGACTACCACGCCCTGAGGGATCTTAACCTCCATATTAAAAAAGGCGAAGTGGTTGTTGTATGCGGGCCTTCCGGATCTGGTAAAAGTACCATGATCCGTTGCATTAACCGTCTTGAGCCCATTCAGGAAGGTGAAATTATTGTAGAAGATATGGATGTGAACGGTCCGAGGGTTAACCTGCCCCTGCTGCGGGCGGAGATCGGATTCGTATTTCAGTCTTTTAACCTCTATCCGCATATGACGGTTTTGGAAAATATCATCCTTGCCCCGACAATGGTTCGGAATATGAAACGCAAGGATGCTGAAGATCTGGCCATGGAACTCCTTTCCAAGGTCAACATCCCGGACAAGGCCGGGGATTATCCCTCCCAGCTTTCCGGCGGTCAGCAGCAGCGTGTGGCAATTGCCCGCGGTCTGGCTATGCGCCCCAATATCATGCTTTTCGACGAGCCTACTTCCGCCCTTGATCCGGAAATGATCAACGAGGTGCTGGACGTAATGAAGGCTCTGGCCCGTGAAGGTATGACCATGGTTTGCGTAACCCATGAAATGGGCTTTGCCCGTGAGGTTGCGGACAGGGTTATATTTATGGATGAGGGAACTCTCATTGAGGAAAACACTCCCGATGAATTTTTCCACAACCCGCAGCATGAACGTTCCAAGCTCTTCTTGAGCAAGATCCTTTCACATTAG
- a CDS encoding sigma-54-dependent transcriptional regulator — translation MPESTLLFIAEPQSVTSVFSPLKEAGFQAGLADNLAGAINFIKKSKPCLIFTRPVMQGYSAQALLAEAVNIENFPPVVVFSRNGSADEAQRFMELGARDYWLEPLSWEKIKLMLPDEKPSSMPSADQLGTADKPAAPEQKGTQGRYQIIGQHPAMARVLGLAKQVAKSKATVLISGESGTGKEMFARFLHHHSDRNDKPFVAINCAALPEHLLESELFGHEKGAFTGAINRKLGKFELASGGTILLDEITEMELGLQAKLLRVLQEGEIDRVGGVETVKVDVRVLATTNRAIEETVKEGKFRQDLFYRLNVIPLKLPALAQRGEDILLLAKFFVNKYCTEYGLSPLAFSEEATNWLLGYEWPGNVRELQNLMERAVLLAGAGPIESKHFLNDPDAWMPDEAHTEGAAPTEEQTANADGVAAEFAVMPISEMEKKLIIKSLDQTSGNRTKAAELLGISVRTLRNKLNDYKKQGLDL, via the coding sequence ATGCCTGAGAGTACATTACTATTCATAGCCGAACCCCAATCCGTGACATCCGTGTTTTCCCCGCTCAAAGAAGCGGGTTTTCAAGCCGGACTGGCCGACAACCTTGCCGGGGCCATCAATTTCATTAAAAAGTCAAAACCGTGCCTTATTTTCACCAGGCCGGTCATGCAGGGCTATTCTGCTCAGGCACTTCTGGCCGAAGCCGTAAATATTGAAAATTTCCCTCCGGTAGTGGTTTTTTCCCGCAACGGTTCTGCCGATGAAGCCCAGAGATTCATGGAACTGGGAGCCCGCGATTACTGGCTGGAACCGCTTTCATGGGAGAAGATCAAACTTATGCTTCCTGATGAAAAGCCTTCCTCCATGCCCTCAGCGGATCAGCTGGGAACAGCGGACAAACCTGCCGCACCGGAACAAAAAGGCACACAGGGCCGCTATCAGATCATCGGACAGCACCCGGCTATGGCCCGCGTTCTGGGCCTTGCAAAACAGGTAGCCAAGTCAAAAGCGACAGTACTTATTTCAGGTGAATCAGGAACAGGTAAGGAAATGTTCGCCCGCTTCCTGCATCACCATTCAGACCGCAACGACAAGCCTTTCGTGGCTATCAACTGCGCCGCCCTGCCCGAGCATCTGCTGGAATCAGAACTTTTCGGACATGAGAAAGGCGCATTTACCGGAGCCATCAACCGCAAACTCGGTAAGTTTGAACTGGCTTCCGGCGGAACAATCCTTCTTGATGAAATCACTGAAATGGAGCTGGGCTTACAGGCCAAGCTGCTCAGAGTTTTACAGGAAGGAGAAATCGACCGAGTCGGCGGAGTGGAAACCGTAAAAGTTGACGTACGCGTTCTGGCTACAACCAACCGGGCAATTGAAGAAACAGTAAAGGAAGGCAAATTCAGGCAGGACCTTTTCTACCGCTTGAACGTCATTCCGCTCAAACTTCCCGCCCTTGCGCAGCGCGGGGAAGATATTCTGCTGCTGGCGAAATTTTTCGTTAATAAATACTGCACTGAATACGGACTGTCCCCTCTGGCTTTTTCCGAGGAAGCAACAAACTGGCTGCTGGGTTACGAATGGCCCGGTAACGTACGTGAGTTGCAAAACCTCATGGAAAGAGCGGTCTTGCTGGCTGGTGCAGGCCCCATTGAATCCAAGCATTTCCTTAACGACCCCGATGCATGGATGCCGGATGAAGCACACACCGAAGGTGCTGCTCCTACTGAAGAGCAGACTGCAAATGCTGACGGCGTAGCAGCAGAATTCGCAGTAATGCCCATTTCCGAAATGGAAAAGAAACTGATCATTAAAAGTCTGGACCAGACTTCCGGCAACCGCACCAAGGCCGCAGAGCTACTGGGTATCTCAGTTCGAACACTGCGCAACAAGCTTAATGATTATAAGAAACAGGGTTTGGATTTATAA
- a CDS encoding ABC transporter ATP-binding protein, with product MAEVVIENIVKSYGETVALDHVSLNINDGELVSVLGASGCGKTTLLRVLAGFEEIDSGLVRAGEYVFSSGTTHVSPENRNVGVVFQSYALWPHMNVAENIGYPLKIKGRNGQALKLAVRDALESVGLSGMGDRNPADLSGGQRQRVALARCLIMAPDVVLLDEPLANLDVHLRESMLMEFKSFHEKTKATMLFVTHDQSEAMAIADRIAVMDHGNIVQFSTPQELYDCPATVGVARFVGNGSVLPVEVQKSGAAECELCIDDYCFTARHSGAEAGQKGFCALKCGWVRPGENGLSCTAKRSIYTGGQTHVELQVDCLGELSESVNLCLPGFAHMQAGTQIKVEIIDGWFIG from the coding sequence ATGGCTGAAGTTGTAATTGAAAATATTGTGAAAAGTTATGGCGAAACAGTGGCTCTTGATCACGTTTCCCTGAACATAAATGACGGGGAGCTGGTCTCCGTGCTTGGTGCATCCGGCTGCGGAAAGACCACCTTGCTGCGGGTTCTGGCAGGATTTGAGGAAATTGATTCCGGTCTGGTCCGGGCCGGGGAGTATGTTTTTTCTTCCGGCACAACTCATGTCAGCCCGGAGAACCGTAATGTGGGGGTGGTTTTCCAGTCCTACGCCCTCTGGCCGCATATGAATGTAGCTGAAAACATCGGCTATCCACTAAAAATTAAAGGCAGGAACGGACAAGCGCTTAAGTTGGCTGTGCGTGATGCCCTTGAATCCGTGGGGCTTTCCGGTATGGGGGACCGTAACCCGGCGGATCTTTCCGGAGGACAGCGCCAAAGGGTGGCATTGGCCCGTTGTCTGATTATGGCTCCGGATGTTGTTTTGCTGGACGAACCGCTGGCTAACCTTGATGTGCATCTGCGTGAATCCATGCTCATGGAATTTAAATCTTTTCATGAAAAGACTAAAGCAACCATGCTTTTCGTAACTCACGATCAGTCCGAGGCCATGGCTATTGCTGACCGCATCGCAGTTATGGATCATGGGAATATTGTGCAGTTTTCAACTCCGCAGGAACTTTATGATTGTCCGGCAACAGTGGGAGTGGCTCGATTTGTAGGAAATGGGTCGGTACTTCCGGTTGAGGTTCAAAAATCCGGTGCCGCAGAATGCGAGCTTTGCATTGACGATTACTGTTTCACGGCTCGTCATAGCGGAGCCGAAGCAGGGCAGAAGGGGTTTTGTGCGCTTAAGTGCGGCTGGGTAAGACCGGGGGAGAATGGACTTTCATGTACAGCCAAACGTAGTATTTATACCGGCGGACAGACCCATGTGGAATTGCAGGTGGATTGTCTTGGAGAGCTTTCGGAGTCCGTGAATCTGTGCCTACCCGGATTTGCCCATATGCAGGCGGGGACACAGATAAAAGTGGAAATTATAGACGGCTGGTTTATCGGGTGA